In Woeseia oceani, one DNA window encodes the following:
- a CDS encoding RNA polymerase sigma factor, whose amino-acid sequence MTNNVEMKQFQHAVQDDFSNRWWPVLVAYFLRRVDNRAEAEDLTQDVFKRLLTSDTSDVQSAEAYVFRVASNLLADRARRSKVRNEYLHNAATTEERHVEWLDPSRIASNHEAIDKLAASVSALPKRTRDIFVLYRFEGMSQDDIADSIGISRSAVKKHVAKALRYLVIQLRDSR is encoded by the coding sequence GTGACAAACAACGTCGAAATGAAGCAGTTCCAGCACGCAGTCCAGGATGATTTCAGCAACCGTTGGTGGCCGGTCCTTGTAGCGTATTTCCTGCGCAGAGTGGATAACCGGGCCGAAGCCGAGGATCTGACGCAGGATGTCTTCAAGAGGCTGTTGACCAGCGATACGAGCGACGTGCAATCAGCCGAAGCCTATGTATTCCGGGTTGCAAGCAACTTGCTTGCTGACAGGGCGCGCAGGAGCAAGGTTCGCAATGAATATCTCCATAACGCGGCGACCACCGAGGAACGGCATGTTGAGTGGCTCGATCCCAGCCGGATCGCTTCAAATCACGAGGCCATCGACAAACTGGCAGCGTCCGTTTCGGCCTTGCCGAAAAGGACCCGCGACATATTCGTACTTTATCGCTTTGAAGGAATGAGTCAGGACGATATTGCCGACTCGATAGGCATATCCAGAAGCGCAGTCAAAAAACACGTTGCTAAAGCCCTTCGGTATCTTGTTATCCAGTTAAGAGACAGCAGATGA
- a CDS encoding FecR family protein — protein MKERRDKERADPVRTAAEWCLRLVENDMTISDRREFDRWCEDSSNAQALEEAMTTWYALDDLTEHRQIAELRDGAVERHRYRKYQGRAQRLIRPVAWLVSGGLVAFAAQLLIAGFLLQHQPKTYETGLAERRVAVLSDGSSVSLDASTKVIAEIHGKERELKLERGRARFDVVSDPLRPFTVAAGNKLVVATGTSFSVEVLSSDIRVLLYEGSVTVLDRPATTKSNKPALAESRKHLTQLAPGQQLILPTVGESILEPADLSKSMAWEAGQVSFANEPLVVAVERLNRYTSSRLEIGDEALQEIHVSGVFSTRDTAAFIEGLTTLYDVRVEKHGDRIVLKER, from the coding sequence ATGAAGGAACGACGCGACAAGGAAAGAGCAGACCCGGTTCGCACAGCGGCAGAATGGTGTCTGCGGCTGGTCGAGAACGATATGACCATTAGTGATCGCCGCGAATTCGACCGTTGGTGCGAAGATTCATCCAATGCGCAGGCTCTCGAGGAAGCAATGACCACGTGGTACGCGCTGGATGACCTCACTGAACATCGGCAAATTGCGGAGCTGCGCGACGGTGCTGTAGAGCGTCATCGCTACCGCAAGTATCAAGGCCGTGCACAGCGCTTGATTCGGCCGGTCGCCTGGTTGGTTTCCGGAGGGCTGGTGGCATTTGCTGCACAGCTCTTGATCGCGGGCTTTCTGCTTCAGCACCAACCGAAAACGTATGAGACTGGTTTGGCCGAGCGCCGGGTTGCCGTACTCTCCGATGGATCAAGCGTTTCATTGGACGCCAGTACGAAAGTCATTGCGGAAATACACGGCAAGGAACGCGAACTGAAGCTCGAACGAGGCCGCGCTCGTTTCGATGTTGTCAGCGATCCGTTGCGGCCCTTTACCGTAGCCGCTGGAAACAAACTGGTCGTTGCTACTGGCACGTCATTCAGTGTCGAAGTACTTTCAAGCGATATCCGGGTACTGTTGTACGAAGGCAGTGTGACGGTGCTCGATAGACCCGCGACTACGAAGTCAAACAAGCCCGCACTTGCCGAAAGCAGGAAACACCTGACCCAACTGGCGCCAGGTCAGCAGCTGATTCTACCGACAGTTGGCGAAAGCATCCTGGAGCCCGCCGATTTGTCCAAATCCATGGCGTGGGAGGCTGGGCAGGTAAGCTTCGCCAATGAGCCTTTGGTGGTGGCGGTGGAACGTCTCAATCGTTACACGAGTTCCAGACTGGAAATTGGTGATGAAGCTCTGCAGGAAATTCACGTTAGCGGTGTTTTCTCCACGCGTGATACCGCAGCATTTATTGAGGGACTGACAACTCTCTATGATGTTCGTGTTGAGAAACATGGTGATCGCATAGTGCTGAAGGAACGATAG
- a CDS encoding TonB-dependent receptor: MWIYPAVIAAQDATYNFSMDAQELSKSLREYARITRAEVTFREEVVAGKTAPVLRGVYTASDALNMLIEGSGLVVDRGRSGVLILRRAPEQVPETTAQAQPIRQNAASDSFDLEGDYDERAPEEIVVSGSRITRSGFVTPTPTTMLSAEEMRQFGESNVADVLNTLPAFAATSTPQTATRNINLAGGNFLNLRNLGVIRTLVLVDGRRFVPTSYKGYTSINVVPFEVVKRTEVVTGGASAAWGSGAVAGVVNIILNDDLQGFRGGIQAGISEYSDAESYRGSFGWGSDYQGGRGHLLIGAEFNTSKGITTQSDRPWTHWQMALNPNATSTNGQYRYFFTEDVRHSNMTPGGLITTTALAGTQFLPGGVSAPFNYGDFRTSSYMVGGDGMMVKPDLLLRNPLDRANFFAHSTYELNENVELTAELSYAVTATEFDFWPHTDSGLLLIRRDNAFLPGDIADRMDAEGISFFRMGRANLDMGFLHDKIENETIRAVVGADFDLANSWKLSTYYQHGRNTNDVELTNARIRDNYTASVDSVIGPNGTPVCRSSIADPGNGCVPINLFGEGSPSLAALDYVHGSAWRNHLTKQDVIAATVQGEPISNWAGPVSVAFGAEYRRDSLVTTVDEISAASGWTTGSFLPFSGKVNVREAFVETVVPLLVDKPFARSLDLNASARYFDYSTNSGSLHSWKIGTTWDITDEFRLRATLSDDMRAPTMEELFTEALYYTANISDPVLNEVYRITDKRSGNPDLEPETARTVTAGIVYTPQWTDRLRMSLDYHRIGVDGYVTTETVQRILNRCMDGNARLCDLITRDSDGRIDTINRVNVNLAERISEGYDLETVYKAPLAVGSLDGNLTVRAIVSYQSRLSYDDGITSYDAAGVVGTGNASSPHWRGRVTATYAVNGYQTSMAARHVGDGAYSKTYPDWYLEDRHISSRTYFDFSLNKLISLDRSDTKVRLSLSIRNLFGAEPPLNPSTGYTPNNPALYDYYGRYYRVGARVSF; encoded by the coding sequence GTGTGGATTTATCCCGCAGTCATTGCTGCGCAGGATGCAACATACAATTTCAGCATGGATGCGCAGGAGCTTTCGAAGAGCCTTCGGGAGTACGCGCGTATCACGCGAGCTGAGGTTACCTTCCGAGAAGAAGTAGTAGCAGGAAAAACAGCCCCGGTACTGCGAGGCGTTTACACCGCTAGTGACGCATTGAATATGCTCATTGAGGGCAGTGGTCTGGTCGTTGACAGAGGGCGCAGTGGTGTCCTGATATTGCGCCGTGCTCCCGAACAAGTCCCCGAGACGACAGCGCAAGCCCAGCCGATACGGCAAAACGCAGCAAGCGATTCGTTTGATCTGGAAGGTGATTACGACGAGAGGGCGCCGGAAGAAATCGTGGTTTCCGGGTCGCGAATTACTCGAAGCGGTTTCGTCACCCCAACTCCAACGACGATGCTATCTGCTGAGGAAATGCGCCAATTTGGTGAGAGCAACGTCGCTGACGTCTTAAACACATTGCCGGCATTTGCCGCAACGAGCACGCCGCAGACCGCAACCCGCAATATCAATCTCGCCGGCGGAAACTTTCTGAACCTGCGAAATCTTGGTGTAATTCGTACCTTGGTTTTGGTCGATGGACGGCGCTTTGTCCCAACGTCATACAAAGGCTATACGTCTATCAACGTGGTCCCTTTCGAGGTGGTCAAGCGAACTGAGGTGGTCACCGGCGGTGCGTCGGCAGCCTGGGGCTCCGGTGCTGTTGCGGGTGTTGTGAACATTATCCTCAACGATGACCTCCAGGGGTTCCGGGGTGGCATACAGGCAGGGATTTCAGAATACAGCGACGCAGAAAGTTACCGCGGCTCATTCGGCTGGGGTAGCGACTATCAGGGCGGCCGCGGCCACCTGCTGATTGGTGCCGAATTCAATACCAGCAAGGGAATTACTACCCAGAGTGATCGGCCCTGGACGCATTGGCAGATGGCGCTGAACCCGAATGCGACATCGACCAACGGCCAATACCGCTACTTTTTCACTGAAGACGTACGGCATTCGAATATGACGCCGGGCGGTCTGATCACGACCACCGCACTTGCGGGCACGCAGTTCCTGCCGGGTGGCGTATCGGCACCGTTCAACTATGGAGATTTTCGTACCAGTTCTTACATGGTAGGCGGTGACGGGATGATGGTGAAGCCGGATCTGCTGTTGCGCAACCCACTGGACCGGGCAAATTTTTTCGCGCACTCAACATACGAACTTAATGAAAACGTTGAGCTGACCGCGGAGCTGTCCTACGCCGTAACTGCGACCGAGTTTGATTTCTGGCCGCATACAGACTCTGGTCTCTTGCTCATCCGACGGGACAATGCATTCTTGCCGGGCGATATTGCCGACCGTATGGATGCGGAGGGTATTTCGTTCTTTCGTATGGGCCGGGCGAACCTCGACATGGGTTTCCTTCACGACAAGATCGAGAACGAAACCATACGTGCGGTTGTCGGAGCGGACTTTGACCTCGCAAATAGCTGGAAACTTTCCACCTATTATCAGCACGGACGCAACACGAACGACGTCGAGTTGACCAATGCGCGGATCCGCGACAACTATACTGCGTCCGTAGACTCAGTTATCGGGCCGAATGGCACCCCCGTATGCAGATCCTCTATAGCCGATCCCGGCAATGGTTGCGTACCTATCAATTTGTTCGGTGAAGGCTCACCGAGTCTCGCGGCACTGGACTACGTACATGGTTCCGCTTGGCGCAATCATCTGACCAAGCAGGACGTGATCGCGGCGACCGTGCAAGGTGAGCCAATCAGCAACTGGGCCGGGCCTGTGTCCGTAGCGTTTGGTGCCGAGTACCGTCGCGATAGTTTGGTTACGACAGTCGATGAAATATCGGCAGCCAGTGGCTGGACTACGGGTAGTTTTCTGCCTTTCAGTGGCAAAGTGAACGTACGGGAGGCCTTTGTTGAGACGGTCGTTCCCCTGCTGGTCGACAAGCCGTTCGCGCGCTCGCTGGACCTGAATGCATCTGCTCGCTATTTCGACTACAGCACCAACAGTGGCTCATTGCACTCATGGAAGATTGGTACGACCTGGGATATTACTGACGAATTCCGCCTGAGGGCTACCTTGTCCGATGACATGCGTGCGCCGACGATGGAGGAGTTGTTTACCGAAGCATTGTATTACACCGCAAACATCTCGGACCCGGTGCTCAACGAGGTCTATCGTATTACTGACAAGCGCTCTGGGAACCCGGACCTGGAGCCGGAAACGGCACGGACCGTAACGGCCGGTATCGTCTACACGCCGCAATGGACAGACCGGCTGCGTATGTCTCTTGATTACCATCGCATTGGTGTCGATGGCTACGTTACGACGGAGACTGTGCAGCGCATACTCAATCGCTGCATGGATGGAAATGCCCGTTTATGCGATCTGATAACGCGCGACAGCGATGGTCGAATCGATACTATCAATCGCGTGAACGTGAACCTCGCTGAGAGGATCTCGGAAGGTTACGATCTGGAGACCGTGTACAAGGCACCGTTGGCTGTTGGCAGCCTGGACGGCAATCTCACCGTGCGGGCCATCGTAAGTTATCAGTCCAGACTCAGCTACGACGATGGCATTACTTCATACGATGCGGCGGGCGTAGTCGGCACGGGTAACGCGAGTTCGCCGCATTGGCGAGGCCGGGTCACGGCGACGTACGCCGTGAACGGTTACCAGACCTCAATGGCGGCACGTCATGTCGGCGATGGTGCATACAGCAAGACGTATCCGGACTGGTATCTTGAAGACCGCCATATTTCCTCCAGGACCTATTTCGACTTCTCCCTGAACAAGTTGATCAGTCTTGACCGCAGCGATACGAAAGTGAGATTGAGCCTTAGTATTCGCAATCTGTTCGGTGCTGAGCCGCCGCTGAATCCGTCAACGGGTTACACGCCAAACAACCCGGCCCTGTATGACTATTACGGTCGTTACTACCGTGTCGGCGCACGCGTCAGCTTCTGA
- the bla gene encoding class A beta-lactamase, translating into MHNESRRSFADTYRAFIGMWTALAALVLLSSPVFVQAATPAERLEAEIARIAAGTKGEVGVAMRRIGSDTTIGYNLRQRFPMASTFKIAVAGATLAMAERNEITLQEMVMVDPLLVVPSDGIDKMARHHPGVMLSVLNLINLALTVSDNTATDVLLSKIGGVDTVNDWLKSIGIKGQRVDSNVAHLLYRAYGVKPGEGSYRQNIQDAARERRATGRKIDVLSVRRRFAADPRDSSTPLAMVDLLEKIQTGAALGAEATHILLDIMDKATSGKNRLAGRLPENTPVAHKTGTLAGMANDAGLVELPDGSKFAIAVFIKLDEGSLAARERIIANISRAAYDYYLYF; encoded by the coding sequence ATGCATAACGAATCCAGGCGATCGTTCGCCGACACCTACCGGGCATTCATCGGCATGTGGACGGCACTTGCCGCGCTGGTACTGCTAAGTAGTCCGGTATTCGTCCAGGCAGCAACACCGGCCGAGCGGCTGGAGGCGGAGATTGCGCGCATAGCCGCCGGCACTAAAGGCGAGGTCGGTGTCGCTATGCGACGTATTGGTAGTGACACAACCATCGGCTATAACCTGCGTCAGCGCTTCCCGATGGCGAGTACCTTCAAGATCGCGGTAGCAGGTGCAACGCTCGCAATGGCAGAACGCAACGAAATCACCCTGCAAGAAATGGTGATGGTTGATCCGTTGCTGGTTGTGCCATCTGACGGTATAGACAAGATGGCGAGGCACCATCCGGGTGTCATGTTGTCGGTACTAAATCTTATCAACCTGGCTCTAACGGTCAGCGACAATACTGCGACTGATGTCTTGCTGAGCAAGATCGGTGGCGTGGACACTGTCAACGACTGGTTGAAGTCGATAGGCATCAAGGGGCAACGGGTCGATTCCAACGTTGCACACCTTTTGTACCGCGCCTACGGGGTAAAACCCGGCGAGGGCAGCTATCGGCAGAATATCCAGGACGCGGCCAGAGAGCGTCGTGCAACAGGCAGAAAAATTGACGTCTTGTCCGTGCGCCGTCGATTTGCCGCGGATCCCAGGGACAGTTCCACACCGCTGGCAATGGTCGACTTGCTGGAAAAAATCCAGACAGGTGCAGCGTTGGGGGCAGAGGCGACACACATCCTGCTCGATATCATGGACAAAGCGACCAGCGGCAAAAACCGGCTGGCTGGCAGGCTGCCGGAAAATACGCCCGTTGCGCACAAGACCGGAACACTTGCTGGCATGGCGAATGATGCAGGACTCGTCGAGCTGCCGGACGGCAGCAAATTTGCCATTGCGGTGTTCATTAAACTTGATGAGGGTAGCCTGGCTGCGCGCGAACGCATCATAGCCAATATCAGTCGAGCGGCTTATGACTACTACCTGTACTTCTAA
- a CDS encoding N-acyl-D-amino-acid deacylase family protein, with translation MSLYSVSSVIVAATFTFVLSPAVAADDYDLLIRGGTIYDGSGADGYLGDLAISKDRIAYVGEQAPGTAREVIDAKGLAVAPGFINMLSWGYRTLSRNGRGESDIRQGVTLEVMGEGSSNGPYTSAMQKSRKVTYSTLGGALDALVERGVSPNVASFVGASTVRVNVLGQSDAEPDEAELYEMRALVREAMLEGAMGVGTALIYSPGSYASTDELVALASEAAQCGGIYISHMRSEGDRLLEAIDELIDISRRSGAPAEIFHLKQAGQHNWGKLDAAIERIEEARASGLRITANMYPYTVAGTGLSAAMPTWVRKGGFASWRERLQDPAIRARVAAEMQQPGDGWENLYYASGGPGNVIFSSFRSEALRPLAGRTLADVAKERGTTPEATMMDLVVEDGSRVEVLYRLMSEDNVRRQIGLPWMSFGSDGAAATITQKSASSRGHPRVYGTFARVLGHYVRELDAMPLADAIRRMTSLPAATLGLRDRGRLQEGYYADIAVFDPESIIDRATVEVPAVYAVGMQHVLVNGTPVLRDAEHTGATPGRVVRGPGWQGWEDGGKCP, from the coding sequence ATGAGTCTGTATAGCGTAAGCAGCGTTATTGTTGCTGCTACTTTTACTTTCGTTCTCAGTCCGGCGGTTGCCGCGGATGACTACGACCTGCTAATTCGCGGTGGCACGATATACGACGGTTCGGGCGCAGACGGCTACCTCGGCGACCTCGCGATCAGCAAAGACCGTATAGCCTATGTGGGTGAACAGGCGCCCGGAACAGCACGCGAAGTGATCGATGCCAAAGGGCTTGCGGTCGCACCTGGCTTTATCAATATGCTGAGCTGGGGATATCGAACCCTGTCGCGAAACGGTCGCGGTGAAAGCGACATCCGGCAAGGCGTCACGCTCGAGGTGATGGGCGAGGGCTCAAGTAACGGGCCCTATACGAGTGCTATGCAGAAGAGCCGCAAGGTGACGTATTCGACCCTGGGTGGAGCGTTGGATGCCCTTGTGGAGCGTGGCGTGTCGCCCAACGTTGCTTCTTTCGTTGGCGCGTCAACTGTACGTGTCAACGTGCTTGGGCAGAGTGATGCAGAACCTGACGAGGCAGAGCTGTACGAGATGCGCGCGTTGGTGCGCGAGGCCATGCTGGAAGGTGCGATGGGGGTCGGTACGGCATTGATCTACTCGCCGGGATCGTATGCGTCGACCGATGAGTTAGTAGCATTGGCCAGTGAAGCCGCGCAGTGCGGTGGCATCTATATCAGCCACATGCGGTCAGAAGGCGACCGTTTGCTGGAAGCGATCGACGAACTGATTGACATATCTCGCCGCAGTGGCGCGCCTGCCGAGATATTTCATCTAAAGCAGGCGGGCCAGCATAACTGGGGAAAACTGGATGCGGCCATTGAACGCATCGAAGAAGCGCGAGCCTCAGGTTTGCGTATCACCGCCAATATGTACCCCTATACAGTTGCGGGAACCGGCTTGTCAGCGGCCATGCCGACATGGGTGCGGAAGGGTGGTTTCGCCAGCTGGCGTGAACGCCTGCAGGATCCGGCGATACGTGCACGTGTAGCGGCGGAAATGCAGCAACCTGGCGATGGTTGGGAAAATCTCTACTACGCGTCCGGTGGCCCCGGGAACGTGATCTTCTCCAGCTTCAGAAGCGAAGCGTTGCGGCCGCTGGCCGGGCGTACGCTGGCTGACGTAGCGAAAGAGCGCGGTACCACGCCGGAAGCAACCATGATGGACCTGGTCGTCGAGGACGGCTCACGCGTAGAGGTTCTCTACCGCCTCATGAGTGAAGATAACGTTCGCCGGCAGATTGGTTTGCCGTGGATGAGTTTCGGTTCGGACGGTGCGGCGGCTACGATCACGCAAAAATCCGCAAGCAGCCGCGGACATCCCCGCGTTTATGGAACATTTGCACGTGTTCTGGGGCACTACGTTCGTGAGCTCGACGCTATGCCACTGGCGGATGCTATTCGGAGAATGACGTCGCTGCCCGCGGCGACCCTGGGGCTGCGCGACAGGGGACGATTGCAGGAAGGTTATTACGCCGATATCGCCGTGTTTGATCCCGAGAGCATTATTGATCGCGCGACAGTTGAAGTACCGGCTGTGTACGCCGTCGGTATGCAGCACGTTCTGGTCAACGGCACGCCTGTGCTTCGGGATGCTGAGCACACGGGTGCGACCCCGGGTCGCGTGGTCCGCGGGCCCGGCTGGCAAGGTTGGGAGGATGGCGGCAAATGCCCATAG